The Akkermansia muciniphila genome includes the window AAGATGGATTAGGAATTACGAAATCAGTTCCGTTTTTTAGTATCCCTAAAGTAGGAGATTTACTTGGAATGTTGGGAGCTGGGGAGGCTATGTTACAATTTAATATGGATGAAGTGGCTGAAATGGCAGAACAAGTAAATGACATGGAGAAGTAATGATTCCTGTTATCTTTGTTCATGGAGAGGGAGTTTCCGATTTTGGAAACTGTTCTCAAGTAGGGCCATTGTACTATATTATATGGAAAATATTGGCTCGTTATTATCCTGATGAAATAATAGAGCATAATTATATTCAAATTGTTAGTAAAAGTGATCTTCAAAATTATCGTAAGGTAAAACGATCTGAAAAACGGAAATCTACGATGCGGCTAGCAAAGCCCCCTAAGATCTCTATAATGGCAGAAACTCTTGGGTTGTTTACTCAAGAACGTGGTGGTCATATTGCCGTATTACATTCAGATGTGGATTTTACAAATAAAGATTTAAGAACTAGAAACTCTACTCTTTTAGAACGGAAAAAAAGAGAAGCGAGAGACACGATAATAAAAGAGATAGAAAATGGTTTTTTTAAATCTGGAATTTCTGAAAGAGGAGTTCCTCTTGTTCCTATGCCTAGAACAGAAGCTTGGTTAATTAAGCTTGTTCCTGGTAGTGGGTTTTCTGCGCATAGATTGGAAAATCTCCCTGGTAATGATAAAGCTCCTTGTGGAGCAAAAAAAATTTTAGATGACTATGGATTTTGTTCGTGTGAAAAGAGATGCTCATTGGTATGTACATCTTATGATCCTGATAAGATGGATTTAGAAAGTCATAGTTTATTTCTTGTAAAGATGAGAAAAGCTTTGTCTCAATGTCCATTTTCCAGCAATAGTTGTTCTTAGAAACTGAAGGAATGACTGAATACGAGAATTATAAAATCTATTGTGTTTTAGATTTTCATGAAAATATTTGAAATTTTTTGATAAAATTAATATTAAGGTATGTCTTCATGACAGTTGCGCCTTGACTACGGCGGTGGAATGTCCGTTCATCTGAGCAGACATGACCATACCCGGAATTCTTGAAGAAAAGTTGTCCGCCGCGTTGAAAGCGGTGTTGGGGGAGGAGCTTCCCGCTGATTTTTGCGCCAGTGTGACGCCGTCCGCGGATTTGCGGTTCGGGGACTACCAGAGCAACGCCGCCATGGTGCTTGCCAAGCGGTGCCGCACGAATCCCCGCGCTCTGGCCCAGCAGGTGGTGGACGGGATGGGGCAGGACGGCGTTTGTTCCCTGGAAATCGCCGGGCCCGGGTTTATCAACTTCCGCATCAAACCTGAATTTTACGCCGCGCGCCTGCTGGCCATGCTGGCGGACGACCGTCTGGGGGTGGAGAAGGTGCAGGACCCCAAAACCATCGTCATTGACTTTTCCGCGCCCAACGTCGCCAAGCCGATGCACGTGGGCCATATCCGTTCCACCATTATCGGGGACGCCCTCTCCCGCGTGGCCCGTTTTGTGGGGCACAACGTCATTACGGACAACCACATCGGTGACTGGGGCACCCAGTTCGGCATGATCCTGTGGGGCTGGAAGAACATTCTGGATGAACAGGCCCTGGCCGCCAACCCCATTGACGAGCTGCTGCGGGTGTACAAGGACGTGAACCTGATGTGCAAGGAAAAGCCGGAACTGCTGGATACCTGCAAGGCGGAGCTGGTGAAGCTCCAGGCCGGGGACGGGGAAAACCTGGCGATCTGGAAGCGCTGCGTGGAAGTCTCCAAATCCGGCCTTTCCAAAATCTACGGCCAGCTTGACATCCACTTTGACTACTGGCTGGGGGAAAGCTTTTACAACGATGCCCTGGCTCCGCTGGTGGACGGCATGATCGCCGCCGGAATGGCCCGTGAGAGCGACGGCGCCATCTGCGTGTTTTCCGACGGCTCCGTGCCGCCCAATGAAGACCCCTTCCTGGTGCAGGACAAGGGGGAATGGCGCGCCAACCCCTGCATCATCCGCAAGGCGGACGGCGGCTTCCTGTACGCCACTACGGACCTCGCGACGCTGGACCACCGCATCAAGACGTGGGGGGCGGATTCCATCTGGTACGTGGTGGGCGCTCCCCAGGCCCTGCATTTCCGGCAGATTTTCTCCACGCAGCGCCGCCGCGGCATGGACGGGGATTACCGTCACATCGCCTTCGGCTCCATCCTGGGGGACGACCGCAAGCCTTTTAAAACGCGTTCCGGGGACACTGTCTCCCTCCAGGACGTGCTGGATGAAGCCATTGAACGCGCCGCCCGGGTGGTGGAGGAAAAGAGTCCGGACATGCCGGAGGAGGAAAAGAAGCGCGTGGCGGAAGTCGTGGGCATAGGCGCCGTAAAGTTCGCGGAGCTCTCCCAGAACCGCATGACGGATTACGTCTTCAACTGGGACAAAATGCTGGCCCTCCAGGGGGACACGGCTCCCTACCTCCAGAACTCCTATGTGCGCGTCCGCTCCATCTTCCGCAAGCTGGACGGCGCCCCGCTGGACTGGTCCGCCCCCATTCAGCTTTCAGAAGATGCGGAAATCCACCTGGCCCGTCTCCTGGCCCGCTACGGGGAAGTGGTGCCGCAGGTGCTGGATGACTGCCGCCCGAATGTGCTGGCCGCCTACCTGTTTGACCTGGCCCGCGCTTTCCACTCCTTCTATGAGGCCTGCCCGGTCCTGAAATCGGAAGGGGCAGTGCGGCACTCCCGCCTGGCCCTGTGCGAGCTGACGGCCCGCACCCTCAAGCACGGCCTGGGCCTGCTGGGCATCCAGCTTCCGGACAGAATGTAGCCTTTTCCCGGTATGAAAGCCTCCTTCCGTCATGTTCTCCTGTCCGCCGCCATGGCGGGCTGCTGTTCCGCCGCTCCGGACGGGGAACACGGGTACTGGATGAGCAGTCCGTCCCTGAACGGCTGGCGGGAGGCCGTCTTCCGCGCCGGCGTTCCGGCCCAGCCTGCGGTACTGCCGCCCGGCGTGGAGATGATGATGATAGGCTCCTCCTCTCCGGCCGTGCAGATTCTGGTGCTGGAGGGAATGACGCATCTGCTCACCTTCGGGGACATGCGCGCCTCCCTGAAATTTGATGACGCCCTCCGCCTGGACCCGGACTGCCTGATGGCCCACTGGGGACGGTGCATGAGCCTGATGGGCGCGGGCCCCGAGTTCCAGGCCCAGCGCGTCCAATCCATGAAGCGCATGAAGGAGCTGGCGCTGCGCCCGGACTGCCCGGAACAGGAGCGCGCCTATGCGGACGCCCTGGCCGTGCTGCTGATGAACGGTCCGGAAAAGGCACGGGAATCATGGAAAAACATCTGTACCACCTGGAAGCGCGATCCCTACGCCCCCCTCTTTTACGCCATGCTCCTGCGGGACGGCTTTGACGGGAACGGCAACCCCGGGGAAGGGCAGAAGGAGGCCGTCCGCGTGGTGGATGCCGTCCTGAAAGAACGCCCGGACTCCCAGGCGGCCCTGTTCATGCGCGTCCTGCTGGAGGAGGTGGCCCCGGTCATCTCTCCGGAAACGGTGGAAACCGCCCGCAAGGCCGCCGCGGCCAACCCCCTCTCCGCTTCCGCCCAGCACCTGCTGGGGCACTGCCTGTTCCGCACGGGGGATTATGAAGGAGCTTCCGCCGCCTTCCAGTCCTCTGAAAACCTGTGCCTGGCGTGGGAAAAAACGGAAAACGTTCCCCGGGCGCTGAATGACGCCTACTTCCGTTCCATCCTTTACCGTGCCGTCTCTGAATTCTGCGCGGGCCATTACAAAAAGGCGGAGGCCATCGCCTCCAGGGCCGCCTCCGTCCCGTTGGACGGGAAACACCCGCTGGCTCCCGGAACGCTCCTTCAACTATGGGAGGCCAGGACATTGCCCGTGCGCCTGATGCTGGCCCGGCCCTCCCTTCCCGCGCAGGCATATCTGCTGAAAGCGTCTCCGGGGCCGCTCCCCAAGGGATTTCCGGACTTGAGCAACGGCATGACGGCGGTGGTCACCCAGTACATGGGCGCCTGTTGCGCGGCCGGGCAGGGCAGGCCGGGCGCCGTAGCGGCCGGCTTTGACAAACTGTCCGGCATCCTGCGCCTGTTCATGGAGGGTGCGGAAGTGGCCCGGCGCCAGATGAGCGTCTCCTACTGGGCGCGCTGTCTTCAGATGGGGAGCCTTTACTCCTCGGAAATCCGTGCCCTGATGTTCCCGGACTCCGCCAATGTCTGGATGTCGGAAGCCATCCGGAGCCAGCGTTATTCCTCCCTGCTGCTGCCCCCCGTGGTGCCGTATCCCGCGGAATGGAAACTGGCCCAGGCCTACCTGCGGGGCGGCAAATACCGGGAGTGCGCGGACATGTGCGGAGAGGCGCTGAAACGCTTCCCCAACCACGCCGGGGTGCTGGCCACCATGAAACAGGCCCGCGGCAAAGAAAATGCCGCTCCCGCTGCGCAAGCTCGGAAAAAGAACCGGATCAAATAACATGGAGACCTGTGAAACACTGAATTTCCCTGACGGGCGCCTTGGCTCCTGACGCTGCACATTCCGGCAAGCATTCATTTTCAATAACCACATACATCAATCAAATATGAACCATCCCTATCTGGACCCCTCCTTCCTGGTTTCCTGGTCACGGCTCACGCCGGACGCCATCAAGCCTGACATTACGGAAGCCATCTCCCGCGCCAGGGCCAACATTCAGGCCATCTGCGGCCAGCCGCTGGACTCCCTGACTTATGAAAACACCTTCGGCGCTCTGGAAAAAGCCTCTGAGGACCTGCACCTCGGCTGGGGCCGCGCCATGCACCTGGACTCCGTGAATGATGAACCCGCCCAGCGGGAAGCCATCGGTGAAATGCTGCCGGAGGTGGTGGCCTTCTCCTCCTCCGTGCCGCTGAACCCGTGCCTGTGGACGGTCCTGAAAGCCGCCGCAGCCTGTGACTGGGTGAAAGACCTCTCCCCCGTCAAGCAGCGCTTCATTCAGGAAACGCTGGCGGACTTCCGTGAAAGCGGGGCGGACCTGCCGGACGAGGTGAAGCCGGAATATGCGGAAATAGAAGCCCAGCTCTCCATGAAGACCAAGAAATTCGCGGAAAACGTGCTGGACTCCACCAACGCCTGGGAGCTCATTGTGGAAGATGAAGCGGAACTCTCCGGCCTGCCGGACTCCGCGAAGGAGGCCGCCCGGCTGGACGCCTTGGCCAATGGGCACGGCACGGAAGAAGCCCCCCGCTGGCGTTTCACGCAGAAATTCACCTCCCTGCAGCCCGTCATGCAGTTTGCGGACTCGGATGGACTGCGCCGTAAAATGTGGGAAGGCTCCTGCTCCATAGGTAAGGACGGGGAATATGACAACGAGGCCCTCATTGCGGAAATCCTGGAACTGCGGGATAAAAAGGCCCGCCTGCTGGGATATGGCTGCTTTGCGGACTACGCCACCTCCCGCCGCATGGCCGGGAGCGGAGCCAACGCCCTGGACTTCATTAATGACCTGCATGACAAGGTGAAACCCTCCTTCCTGAAAGACATGGAAGCCGTCCGCGGGTATAAGGAGGAAAAGACCGGAAAACCCGTGGAAAAACTCTCCCCGTGGGAAACCGGATACTGGTCTGAAAAACGCCGCCGCGAGCTGTACTCCTTTGATGAGGAAGACCTGCGCCCGTACTACTCCGTGGAAAAGGTGATGGACGGCCTCTTCTCCATCTACTCCGGCCTGTACGGCATCACGGTCACGCCGCGCCCCACAGTAGCCTTCAAGCCGGGGGAACCCGGGGAAGTGCCGGAAGGCGCGGTGGAGGTATGGCACCCGGACGTGCTGTTCTATGAGCTGCATGATGCGGAAAGCGGGGAACACCTGGGCTCCTTTTATGCGGACTGGCATCCGCGGGACTCCAAGCGCGCCGGGGCGTGGATGAACTACCTCAGCGTGGGGGAACCCCCGCACGGCGGCAAGCCCCGCGTGCCGCATCTGGGCCTCATGGTCGGCAACATGACCAAGCCCGTGGGGGACAAGCCCGCGCTGCTTTCCCACCGGGAGGTGGAAACCATCTTCCATGAATTCGGCCACCTGCTGCACCAGCTCCTCTCTGATGTGGAGGTCAAATCCCTGGCGGGCACCAACGTGGCCTGGGACTTTGTGGAACTGCCCTCCCAGATCAATGAAAACTGGTGCTGGGAGCGGGAATCCGTGGACCTCTTCGCCGCGCACTATGAAACGGGTGAAAAAATCCCGGACGAACTGTTCTCCAAAATGCGCGCCGCCCGCAACTACATGAGCGGCACGGACTTCATGCGCCAGCTCTGCTTCGGCAAGCTGGACCTGGAGCTTCACGTGAACTGGCCGCGGTACAAGGGCGCTCCGCTGGAGGAAACGGATGAACGCATCCTGGCGGACTACCGGGTGCCCATGACCCACCGCGGCCCCTCCGTGGCGCGCCGCCTGACCCACATCTTCGCGGACCCCACGGGTTATGCCTCCGGCTACTACTCCTACAAATGGGCGGAAGTGCTGGAAGCGGACGCCTTCAGCCGCTTCCTGAAGGAAGGGGTGCTCAATCCGCAGACCGGGCGCGACTTCCGCCGCTGCATCCTCAGCAAGGGCAACAGCAAGCCTGCCGCGGAACTCTACCGCGACTTCATGGGCCGTGATCCGGACGCGGAAGCGCTGCTTGTCAAATCCGGCGTCCTTTAAATCAATCTCTCTAATACAATCCTCATGCCTGAACAAAAAAGACTCTCTCTCGCCGGAATCGGGTGCGGCTCCCGCACGCGCACCTACATGAAGCTGGCCATGGAACAAAAAAACCGCTACCGCATCGCCGCCGCGGCGGACCCCGTAAAGCAGCGCACGGAAGCCGTGCGTGACTTTGCCCCGGAGGAGGAGCGGGACTCCATCCGCCTGTTCAAGGACGCCGCCTCCCTGCTGGAGGAACCGCGCCTGGCGGACGTAGCCATCATCGGCACGCAGGACGACTACCACTACGCCCCGTGCAAAAAGGCCATGGAGCTGGGCTACCACGTCCTGCTGGAAAAACCCATCGCCAAGACGCTGAAGGAAGCGCTGGAACTGCGCGACCTGGCGCGCCTGCTGAAACGCCGCGTGGCCGTGTGCCACGTGCTGCGCTACACCCAGTTCTACCGCACCCTGAAAAAAATCATCAGCAGCGGGGAAATCGGGGACGTCATCACCTTCAACGCCAACGAAGGCGTGGGGGCGTGGCACTTCGCCCACTCCTTCGTGCGCGGGCACTGGGGCAACAGCAAGACCTCCACCCCCATGATCGTGGCCAAATGCTGCCATGACATGGACATCCTTTACTGGCTCATGGGCAGGCGCAAATGCCTCTCCGTAGCCAGCTTCGGGGAGCTCACCTTCTTCACGAAAAAAACGCTCTCCTCCCCCCGTCCGGAACGCTGCACGGACTGGACCACCCCGGTGGGGGAAGACCCCTGGGACGCCCGCAAATACGCCACGGACGACGAATGCAAGCGCTGGCTGGGCATGGTCTATGACCGCGCGCAGGAAGCCACCGCGGAGGAAATCTGTGAATGGCTTGAAACCTCCCCGTGGGGCAGGGACTACCTCCAGTGCGACAATGACCAGCCGGACCACCAGGTTTCCATCATGCGCTTTGAAGGCGGCCTGACCGGCACCTTCACGATGACGGCCTTTGAGCAGGGGCGCCATATTGAAGTATACGGCACCAAAGGCAAAATCCGCGCCGGAGCCTTCTACAAGGAAAACGGCCCCGGTGAAATCACCGTGACGCCCCACTTTGGCGGTAAAACCCGCGTGGTGGAGCTGGAGGAACTGGCCGGCGGCTACCAGGGCCACGGCGGCGGTGACTGGGGGCTGGTGGAAGCCCTTTACGATGACATGCTGACGGTTCCCTCCCCGGCGGACATGACCACCTCCATTGAAGAATCCGCCCACTCCCATGTAATGGCCTTTGCCACGGAACACGCCCGGCTGACCGGCCAGGTGGTGGATGTGGCCGAATTCGAGCGCCGGGTCATGAGAGGTGAACTGGACTACTGATCCGGTAGTTCAACACTTCAATTTCCAGAAAACGGACGGGAAACCGTCCGTTTTTTATTGCTGGTTCCGGATGTGGAACCGGAGGTGGCTGCAACCATCTTCCTCCATGAAAAACGAAATAATTGATGGAATTCATGGAGATGCAGAAAAGGAATATTTGGTCAAGTCTGGAAATCATAAATATTCCGGTTTTAAATGATAAAAAATAACTTATTGGTCAGTATAGGCTTATAAAACGGACGGATTTGGAATCCGGAGTCAAGCCTACAAAATTGAAAGAAAAACGTTTTAAGGAAATTGGGCTTGGCAATATCCTGGAAATTGCCGTAGGGAGTTCCTGATGTAACAGGCTTTCTTTTTGTTCCGGCAATCATTACTAACTGTCTTTACATTTTGGCGGCGGTAGCCGTCAGGGCTGGCGGTATAAGGCTGTGGAAAGGGGATGGGGAAATGTTGCAGAGCATCAGGAAGAACAATTTTTCACGGCTGTAACATCCATACCGGATTCCAAATCCGGCATATATCTTGTGAATTGGCTAAAACCATGAAGAAATCATTCATTCTGCTATTATTGGCAGGCGCCGTTTCCGCGGCTTCTGCGGCTTCCCTGAAAATTAATCTGGGTTCTTCCTCCGTCGGGGATTCGGATTGGATCAGTGTGGCTACCCAGGCTTCCTCCGTTACGGGAGGAAAAGCCACCTCCTACGCCTCCATTGCTTCCTTGAGCAAAAACGGGGGAAATGTTTCCTCGTCCGTGGTTCTCGGCAATCTGGACGGTCAGGACGTCACGCTCACCATGGCGTACAAAAGCACCGCCGCCGTGAATGCGGGTTACCTGGACGCGGCAGGCACGTCACCCTCCCTGAACTCCCTGTTTCCGGACAGCATGGCGCAGTCTTCCATCTCCGGCAAGTGCAACGGGGTGAAAGGGCAGACCGTCGGCCTTCAATTCACGCTGAACGGCCTGGCGGCCAATACCACCTATTATCTCTACGTTCTGGGCAACAGCGGCTTTTCAACCAATAAAACCAGCATGGCCCTCTCGGGCGGTGTCAGCGATGTCACCGGCAGCCTGATGGACGGCTATGAAGGAGCGGGGACGATGGCCGGTTCAACCTTCCAGGGGACGACGGATTCTTCCGGCGTGGGGATGGAATGGACGTTCACCACAGACAGTTCGGGCCGGGTGACGCTTACTTATGAACGCTCCGCCGGTGTGGCCGCGGATGTTTTAAGCGGGGATATTAATTTGAACGGGTTCATGCTGGCAACCGAGCCCATTCCCGAACCGGCCACGGCATCCCTGGGATTGCTCGGACTGGCGGCGCTGCTGTTGCGGCGGCGCAAAAACTAGGGAGCATTCAGCATTATCTTTGACGAGATGTCTGGAGAGAAGGGATGGAACCGCCCATGTTTTTCATCCCTTCTTTCCGGCATTTTTTATTTGCAGAAGCCTATCTGTTAGATTATTTAATAATCTTATATCTATGAAAAAGAAATCTCTCTTCGGCGTCCTTGTGGCGGTGGCTCTCTCCGCTCTGGGGAATCCGGGGCAGGGTGCGGGAACGGTGGAATCCTTCGGCGTGGACTTCGGCAATGCGGCTTCTGCGGCACAGCCGGGCTGGACGAATATGGGGGTGGTGACCGTCACGCCGTCTTCCACGCTGAAAAGCGTGCCCCTGCGGAGGAATAACCTGGAAGCCTCTTCCTCCCCCGTGCTGGCCGGAACGCTGTTTGGCCGCTCCGTTTATCTGGCGGTAACGGCCAAGTCGGAAGCGAGCGTGGGAAACATGTGCTATAACAACGCCAATTCAACGTGGCGGGAAAAGGGGGAAACCCGCGGAGGGCAACCGGGCGGCGTGCTGCAGGCGGAAAGCGCCTTCTCCTTTCCGAATCATGGGGAAGCCCTGAATACGAGTTTGCAGCTATTTACCAACGGCATGGCGGTCCGGGCCGGCACGGTGCGCGTTTCCCTCTCCGGACTGCAGCCCGGCAAGGAATATTCCGTTTCTTTTTTCCTGGGCAGCGGCAAGCCCGCGTACCAGTCCGTTTACCTGGTATCCGGCGCTCATGTGGACGTAAAGGCGCTTCAGACCTCCACCGGTTCCCGCACGGAAGAGATGTGGAAAGGGGGCGTCAACACGGCGGACGCGGATACCTACATGGCGGTGGAATGGACCGCGGCAGCGGATGAAGCCGGGACGCTCGTTTTTGACGTGGTGAAGGAAGGCAACTCCGCCGGAACCGGAGCCCTGAATCTGAATGCGCTGACTGTCCGCACGGATGATACCCCGGCCCCTCCCGCTCCGGAGCCGAAGCCCGTCAGCGTGCTCCACAACAGGGCGCTGACCGTTCTTCCCTCCCCGGTGGCGCTTCCCGTTCCTGCGGATGCCTGGACCGGAACGGGGGAAATGACTTGTGAACTTTGGGTCAGGCCGGATGGGGACGCCGCCTCCGGCGCTATTCTTTCCCTGGGGGCTTCCACGCTCTCCCTGAACGCAGGCCGTCTGCATCTGGAATCCGGGAATGCGGAAGCTCCCGCCTCCGTGGAGGCTTCCGGCCAGCCCTTCGCCGCCGGAACCTGGCACCATGTGGCCGTGGCCCTGGGAACGGAAAACGTCAGCCTGTATGTGGACGGAACATTGGCGGGAACCGCTCCTGCCGCGCCTTACCTGGCCTCCATGAAAAACGGCTGGACAGGCCTGGTGCTGGCTGCGCAGTTCAAGGGCGCCCGGGACGAACTGCGGTTCTGGAATGCGGAGCTGGGGACCGGGGCGGACGACTTTTTCCTGACGGGGCCGCTGCCCATGGCCCACCCCAGGTATGGCCGCCTGGTGGGGCTGTGGCGGCTGGACGGAGACTTCCGGGACGCCAAGTGGACGGAATTCGCGGATAAAACGGGCAGCTCCTTCACCCGCCCGTACCAGGCGGTGACGCCGTCCGGCACGGAATTCTCCATCGTCACGGACAACAATACCTTCCGGTACATGCTCATGACAGCTTATGTACGGGATAGCCACCTGCGCTACCACTGGCTTTCCCGCTCCCATATCATTAACAACAATGACCTCATCTACATCGGCGTAACAGGCCTCACCGCAGATGGAACCATCACTCACTGGCGGCCGGATAATGACGTAAAGGAAAAAAACGGCGTTACGTTTCTCCCCCGGGAAGGAACCCGGACCAGCATCTACCGCTTTACCGGACCGAATGCCTCCATGCGTGTAGGGGGCGGCCTGCTGGGCGGCGATCCTGCCGCCTTCACCATTGAGGCTGACATGCTCCTTTCCGCCGAACGGGAAAATTTCATTCTGTTTGGCAACGACAACGTCTCTCTGACAATCTCTTGGGCGGCTGACCATTACCGCGCGCGCATCCAGGTGGGAACCTCCAAGGCCTGGGAAGCCGACTTGCCCGACATACTCCTCAACGAATATTTCTGGATCGCCTTTGTGCGCAATAACGATACGGGAACCTTCTATCTGAACAACACGGCCGTAGAAACCGTGGCCGCCGCCGCCGGAAATGATCTGGACAGCCAGACGGCCAATGCAGTCGTTGGAAGCAATCTGGTCGGCAACATTGACGAGATGCGCATCTGGGTGGAAGCCCGTGCCGCCGGAAAACTGGGAAAGGCCGTCCAGCACGCCTGGGCGGACCGCCAGATTGTCGCCTACTGGGGAGACAGTGACGTAGAAGACTATGACACCGCTTCCTGGGTGAGCGACCTGCGCTATCTGCGCGAACTCACGGCAGAAGTGGAAGGAATAAACATCCGTCTCTGTGTTTCAGGCGGTTCCGATTGGAAAAAGATGTTGGGCAATGAAGCGGCCAGAAACAAATTCGCCACACAAATTGCAGAAATGCTGAACGAATACGGCGATTTGCTGGATGGCGTGGACCTGGACTTTGAATGGCTTTACCAGGGGGATTCCCTGTGGAACGGCTATGGGGCGCTGGCTGAAGCCATCAGGCAGAAAATCGGCTCCGGGCCTGTTTTTACCATCACGCTGCACACGGTGGCCTACTGGTTCCCCAAGGACAAGATTCAATTTGTGGATTTCTTCCCGTTCCAGAATTATGGGCCCAGCAGCAGCGCTGGCACCTATAACACCATGGTTTCCGCCTGTAATTTATTTAGATCCTGGGGGTATCCGGATTCCAAAATCCAGCTCAGCGGTCCTTTTTACGGAGTAACTGGTGCCTCCGGCGCCACAGATGCCATGCTGTACCGTGACCTGAAGGGAGAGGAGGAACTTAACGATCCCGCACTGGACCAGCTCACCCTGAACAGCAATGGTAAAAAATACTATTACAATGGAGTAGACACGACGCGGAAGAAAAACAAATACATCAGTGATCAAAAACTGGCTGGCTTCATGTACTGGGATTTGGGTGGCGACATCTCCGACTCCCGGAATGAAAGCAACTACTTTGACCAGCGTTCCCTGCTGCGCGCCGCCAACCGCTACGTGTCTTCCACGTCGTTCCCCGTTACGGCTTCCCCGTTCGGCTTGTCCCGGGTGGGGGCATCCGTTCCCGCCGCCGGAGGGCCGGTGGATGTGGAAGTGCAGATGGAAGAGGAAGCCCTGGGCTGGGTGGTGGCGGAATCCCCGGAATGGATTTCCGTTTCCGCCTCTTCCGGCATGGGCCGGACCACGGTCATCCTGACGGCGTCGGAAAACAAATCCGCCGCCGGACGGTCCGGAACGGTGGTATTCCGCGCTTCCGACAAGCAGGAATGCGCCGTCACCGTGACGCAGGCCGGGGCAGACCTGGCGGGCTATGACAAGTGGGTGCAGGACACCTTCCCGCCGGACGCCACGGCGGACCGGACGGCGGCGGATGCCTCCCCCGCCGGGGACGGCGTCACCAACCTGATGAAATACGCCACGGGCCTGGACCCGCTGAAACCCTGCGGAAGCGTGACGAAAGTATCCGTGGAAGAAGGCGCAGACGGGAACAGGCATCTGGTGCTGCGGTGGCCCGTAAATCCGCAGGCGGCGGAGGTAAAGCATGAAGTGGAAGTCTCCCCGGACCTGGTCAGCTGGATATCCCTGGGGGAAGTGGAGACCGCCGGAAAAACATCTGCGGAATTCCGGGACGCGGAACCCGTGCAGGAGAGTGGAATGAAACGCCGCTTCCTGCGCTTGAAGGTGACGCGGGAATAGCTCCGGGACTTTGACACCTCTTCCCCGCAGAACGGCAGGCTGGACAATCAGCGCATCCGTAAAAATGCGCTGATGTTCTGGAAAAGCGCATTCTCTGCGCCCGCGTTTATTCTTAAGGCCGCCCCCGCAGGACTGCGGCGCTTCCGGAACCCTTCAGGCCCGTTGCGGGATAACGCAGGCTACTTCCCCTTCTTCTTAATCTTTTCCTTCACCCGCTCCACATTGGCGCGGGCGTCTTCATTCCCCAGTTCCGCCGCCTGTTCGTACCACTTCTGGGCTTCGGCCAGATCCTTGGCCACGCCCGTTCCGCGTTCATACATGGAACCCAGGTTATTCATG containing:
- a CDS encoding PEP-CTERM sorting domain-containing protein → MKKSFILLLLAGAVSAASAASLKINLGSSSVGDSDWISVATQASSVTGGKATSYASIASLSKNGGNVSSSVVLGNLDGQDVTLTMAYKSTAAVNAGYLDAAGTSPSLNSLFPDSMAQSSISGKCNGVKGQTVGLQFTLNGLAANTTYYLYVLGNSGFSTNKTSMALSGGVSDVTGSLMDGYEGAGTMAGSTFQGTTDSSGVGMEWTFTTDSSGRVTLTYERSAGVAADVLSGDINLNGFMLATEPIPEPATASLGLLGLAALLLRRRKN
- a CDS encoding LamG-like jellyroll fold domain-containing protein — translated: MKKKSLFGVLVAVALSALGNPGQGAGTVESFGVDFGNAASAAQPGWTNMGVVTVTPSSTLKSVPLRRNNLEASSSPVLAGTLFGRSVYLAVTAKSEASVGNMCYNNANSTWREKGETRGGQPGGVLQAESAFSFPNHGEALNTSLQLFTNGMAVRAGTVRVSLSGLQPGKEYSVSFFLGSGKPAYQSVYLVSGAHVDVKALQTSTGSRTEEMWKGGVNTADADTYMAVEWTAAADEAGTLVFDVVKEGNSAGTGALNLNALTVRTDDTPAPPAPEPKPVSVLHNRALTVLPSPVALPVPADAWTGTGEMTCELWVRPDGDAASGAILSLGASTLSLNAGRLHLESGNAEAPASVEASGQPFAAGTWHHVAVALGTENVSLYVDGTLAGTAPAAPYLASMKNGWTGLVLAAQFKGARDELRFWNAELGTGADDFFLTGPLPMAHPRYGRLVGLWRLDGDFRDAKWTEFADKTGSSFTRPYQAVTPSGTEFSIVTDNNTFRYMLMTAYVRDSHLRYHWLSRSHIINNNDLIYIGVTGLTADGTITHWRPDNDVKEKNGVTFLPREGTRTSIYRFTGPNASMRVGGGLLGGDPAAFTIEADMLLSAERENFILFGNDNVSLTISWAADHYRARIQVGTSKAWEADLPDILLNEYFWIAFVRNNDTGTFYLNNTAVETVAAAAGNDLDSQTANAVVGSNLVGNIDEMRIWVEARAAGKLGKAVQHAWADRQIVAYWGDSDVEDYDTASWVSDLRYLRELTAEVEGINIRLCVSGGSDWKKMLGNEAARNKFATQIAEMLNEYGDLLDGVDLDFEWLYQGDSLWNGYGALAEAIRQKIGSGPVFTITLHTVAYWFPKDKIQFVDFFPFQNYGPSSSAGTYNTMVSACNLFRSWGYPDSKIQLSGPFYGVTGASGATDAMLYRDLKGEEELNDPALDQLTLNSNGKKYYYNGVDTTRKKNKYISDQKLAGFMYWDLGGDISDSRNESNYFDQRSLLRAANRYVSSTSFPVTASPFGLSRVGASVPAAGGPVDVEVQMEEEALGWVVAESPEWISVSASSGMGRTTVILTASENKSAAGRSGTVVFRASDKQECAVTVTQAGADLAGYDKWVQDTFPPDATADRTAADASPAGDGVTNLMKYATGLDPLKPCGSVTKVSVEEGADGNRHLVLRWPVNPQAAEVKHEVEVSPDLVSWISLGEVETAGKTSAEFRDAEPVQESGMKRRFLRLKVTRE